The Tripterygium wilfordii isolate XIE 37 chromosome 21, ASM1340144v1, whole genome shotgun sequence genome segment cagagatgtatcactatagtatcaccaacaccaaaaatccactaaaatgacataattgaactagaaagacatgtaatgcaatcaaatttacattctaacatttatatcatcattttataagcaaaagatataaattgaacactaaattggatcttctatttaaaagtatcactattgtatcacaattcgtggagagagaaaatcaaatttgaggttattttgataaaagatgatcccagtgtacttttttaaaaggatgttttagtgattgcacttttttacaattaagtataatctggtGTACCGCCTCCAAAAAtccctttttttaatttggttCCTCGTCCGATGAGACTCTAGACCGACCTTCAAAAATCAAAGCCCCCGGTCACCGGTATCTTCGCCTTTTGCAACcctaagaaagaagaagaagaatcagcATCGGTTTTTGTGATTCAGAGAAGATAATCAACAATCTTGATTATGGCTCAAGCTGTGGAAGAATGGTACAAGCAGATGCCCATCATCACCCGTTCATATCTCACGGCTGCTATCGTCACGACTATCGGTTGCTCTCTCGATGTATGCTTCTATTTATTCTGTTTTTACGTTTTGTTTATCTGGTTTTCGTTTTTGGTTCTATTTGGGGATACGTGTTCGCCTGATTCTTTATGAAGGGTTAACGAGTTTTATTGTTTTGACCTCGAGAAGTTTGTTTCTTTCCAAGTGGGTTTAATTATTTTTGGCTGATTTCAACTGGGTTTGTTTTAATTCTAAGAATTATTGGCTTTTCCCATTGATTTCAATGTAAGTTGTCATGAATTCTCCCTTCTTTAAATCCAACCCCTGAATTTTTACTGGAAATCTTTCGGGGAGCTGATAGTTTCAATTTTTCCTGGATGTCATTTATGGAGTAAGTGGGCTAATGGGATTTGATCCGTTAGGTTAGGTTTTTGGAATTCTTTGGGTGTGTTCCTTTGGGGTTCAGACCATATAAGTGTTTCTTTGTCCATTTTTTTGGGCAATAAAAGATGGATGAGGAACTCTTAATGTTGGTTCTCTTAATTTTGTTTGGCCTTCACATGTATGCAGATAATATCTCCCTATCATCTGTACTTGAACCCTAAACTTGTCATCAAGCACTATGAGATATGGCGCCTCGTCACCAACTTTTTGTACTTTCGCAAAATGGGTAAGTCTAAGCTTTTGTTGAGTTTGAGCTTCATGGTCTCTTCATTGTGGAGAACGGCTGCTTCTTGTCTGATGCGTTTCATTTGCTTCTCTAATGTCCAAGTCCAACCATTTGGCTCTAGGGTACTTTTGGTTTTATGAAAAAGCATGTTGTGTAAACCTGTGTACTCAATTGCAGACTATTTTCATTAGATGTTGTCGTGGGTAAAGTTTGCTGCTTTGCAGCAAAAGAAAGTTAACATAAATTTCACTATTGCAATGTTGACTATTGATATTTAATTTCACACTCTCTTCCCCTAATTTTGAAATTACCTAGCTTGAAGCTCAGATTCAGGAAAAGGTGTCGAACAGCCCCATTGCAGAagtgagagggaaaaaaaaaaggaagaaaatgatGCATAAATAATAGAAAATGCGTTTATCTGAAGTCTAATAAATAACATATACCTATCCAGCATGCATACACAGATGCATGGGGTGTTCAACCTACACGTGTTTCTTTTCCTAAAACCTAAATAACATATGCATTTGCCAATGTGTTTGACATTTAATGGTTGCTAGAAAGCTCTAACGGGAATTTGTAACTGTATTCTAATTGTCACGTTTATTTTCCAGTAGTATATTGTGTGCATGTTAATTACTTCATTGCAATTGATGTTAGTTCATTTTCATCAATATTTGTTCTCTCACATCTAATTTCTTTTTAATGCCAGACTTGGACTTCTTGTTTCACATGTTTTTTCTTGCTCGATACTGCAAGCTTCTTGAAGAGAATTCCTTCAGGGGAAGGACTGCAGATTTCCTTTACATGCTTCTCTTTGGCGCAACTGTTTTAACTGGCATCGTACTTCTGGGAGGGATGATACCGTATCTGTCGGAATCCTTTGCAAAAATTATATTCCTTAGCAACTCACTCACATTTATGATGGTTTGTCTGTGCTACTCAAAGTCTAAAATACTATATTGTTGGTTGTGTTTTCAGCTTGTATCTTGAGAAGCATCTTAATTACCTAATCTGTTACAGGTTTATGTCTGGAGCAAACAAAACCCATTTATCCATATGAGTTTCTTGGGCCTCTTTACCTTCACAGCTGCGTACCTTCCATGGGTGAGcaagcttcttctttttgtcatcGTTTTTCTGGATCAATATATTTGGATTCACTTATGGTATTCGTTATTATAATTTTTCCCCAAAGCTGATTGGATCAAAGTTTAAGTTCTTATTGCCAAATTTCCATCGGAGGCACCCATAATTATGGCTTTTATCTTTTCCCTATGTCTTTCACTCTATTTGTCTCAGTAGTTGACTGGTTCTCTTGTTGCGGATGTAGGTTCTTCTTGGTTTTTCTGTTCTTGTTGGTGCCAGTGCATGGGTGGACTTATTGGTACGTTTTCTGTTCTTAAATCCTTATTCTGGAAGAATGTAGCAAATTATGTTTGTAAATCCCTGTTTATACATAGATTTTCTGCACTAGCTTAACATCTTACATGTTGGAGAGCAAAATTCTTGgctattgtatttttttatactGTTGTAAATATTGGAGCTTGTTAAGTTCTTTGTTTCTACAACCTGATAAGAACTTTTTCGGAACCCTAGTGTAGTTTCTGGACTTTAATATGTAAGAATCATATagatctctcttttttccccatCTAAATGATTGCCTGTCATTGTGAGTGAGGGCTAGAATGCATACCAGGTTTTCT includes the following:
- the LOC119989965 gene encoding derlin-2.2-like, with translation MAQAVEEWYKQMPIITRSYLTAAIVTTIGCSLDIISPYHLYLNPKLVIKHYEIWRLVTNFLYFRKMDLDFLFHMFFLARYCKLLEENSFRGRTADFLYMLLFGATVLTGIVLLGGMIPYLSESFAKIIFLSNSLTFMMVYVWSKQNPFIHMSFLGLFTFTAAYLPWVLLGFSVLVGASAWVDLLGMIAGHAYYFLEDVYPRMTGRRPLRTPSFIKALFADEDVVVVQPANVRFAPPAAEEVHQD